The genome window GAGGACGCGTCTGCCTAGTGTACAAGTGAGCAGGAAGACACAGAGCGATGTCCAGTGACGCTCAACTTTTATTGATCCTTAGCCCCGAAGGGTAACCCCCCAGCCTCAGTGCCTCAGAACTCGGGTGTCATTGGTCTCGGACACCACTTTGCCATCCACGACCTTGCGGGTGGTTGTCCTCTGGACAGTTTGCATGGAGTTGCTGCTGTCCAGGGCATCGCTGAGGCTGTAACAGACAAGCAGGCCTTAGTGACGAACAGCCCCAGAGAGCAGAAGGGAGACAGATGTGGAAGAAGACAGCcccccattttgttttgttttgagtcaggtttctctgtgtagctctggctgtgctggactcactgtgtagaccaggctggcctcaaactcacagagatctgcctgcccctgcctcccagagtgctgggatcacaggagtgcaccaccacgctCAGCTCTGactcctttctttgcctccaaactCTCTTCAGCTGTTTCTTCTAGAAAAGGGAAACTCAGCGCTGAACTTCTACCCCGAAGACAGCGAAGGGGCCATACTTAATCGCTCTTTAATTATACCTAATCACTCGATTTGTAGTCCAGGCCGGCCTcaggctcagagatctgcctgcctctgcctccccgggggctgggactacaggtgtgcgaCTTCACCCACCCGCCCACTTAGTCATTCCTTCCTTGTGTGAGGGATCCTGTAATTCACGCTCATGGAGCTGCTGCCCAGTGGCTACCAACAGACCATGGCGCTTCTCAGACCCCCAGAGGTGGAAATGACCCTCACTGGTGTGTGTGGTTAGGACAGCGATGCTCACCTGAAGTCTTCGCCGTCCTCGAGCAGGCGCCGGTAGGTGGCAATCTCGGCCTCAAGCTTGACCTTGACGTTCAGCAGGGCTTCGTATTCCTGGGTCTGGCGCTGCCCCTCTGCCCGAGTCTGTGCCAGCTCCGACTCCAGGTGCAGAAGGAGCCCATTGAGCTGCTCCATCTGGGCGCTGTACCTGGCCTCCACGTCCGCAAGGTGGTTCTCCAAGCCGACCTTCTGCAGGGCACAGAGGCGGGCGGGGGAGTCACAGTCCTAGCCTGCCATTCGTTCTCTGAAGGGTCTGTCATGTGGTAGGTCTCGGTGGGAGTGGCGGGAAATGCAAGGAGAGCCGACTCGTCTTAGGGAACCCGTGGATCGGGGTGTGGGGAGGAGGGTTAGGGCTGGGTGCAGAGAAACCGCAGCAGGCGGCTGGAGGACCCTTACCTGGTTATTCATGGACTCCAGGTCCATCTCCAAGGTCTGCAGGGTGCGCCTGAGCTCCGTGAGCGTGTTCTCAGCGTTTTTGCTTTCGGCAGACTTGGTGGTGACGATTGTGGTGCTCGACTCGATCTGCAAGGTGGGGAGGGTCAGTCAGGACCTGTTGTCCGTCCCTGGCAGCCTCCCCCCGACACCTGGCAGCCAGCCTTTCCTCTTGCACACCTGCTGGGACCAGTACTTGTCCAGTTCCTCCCGGTTCTTCTGGGCCAGCTCCTCATACTGGGCGCGGATGTCCGCCATGATCTTGTTGAGGTCCTGAGATTTCGGAGCATCCACTTCCACAGTCAGCCCAGAACTGGCAATCTGGGCTTCCAGACCTCTGACTtcctgaaggcagagacagggggagggCGGCGCTGAAGGTCGGCTTTCCGACCTGGCCTTTGATCACGGTGGCCTTTCCTAGAAGGCGGAAGAGGACGGAGGACACCCTGGCCTTGTGCTCTGCAAGCCTGGCTCTGAGCTTGTGCTGCCGGTGGGCAGAAGAGGCACTCCCTCACTGCCTGAGCCTGCCACTCTCAGTGCTTTCACCCTCTTCCTTCCACAGATCTTACCTGCAGCCCCACCAGCTCCACCCCAGCCCCCGCTCCTAAGGCTGGCAGTCCCTGCCTTTCCCCAATTCCCTTGTCTTACTCACACACTCTTTCTGTGAGTAAGACAGGCTGGCATTGagctcaatcctcctgcctcagctttccaggaGGTAGGGCTGCAAGCCAGGCCTTAGCCCACATTACCTTGACCTCACAATAGTCTAACTTCGTAGATGATCCAATGGATTTGCTCCTAATCTAAACAGACTGACAGCAGAGGCTGCTAGCTCCATGCGAGTCGGCTTGGGAGCAGCCTCCCGGGCCTCGTCAGGGGCCCTGCTCACCTCCTCGTGGTTCTTCTTCATGAAAAGCAGTTCCTCCTTGAGAGCCTCGATCTCTGTCTCCAGCTGCAGCCTGGTGATGTTGGTGTCGTCCACCACTTTCCGGAGTCCGTGGATGTCATTCTCCACCGACTGGCGCATGGCCAGCTCTGTCTCATACCTGATGGGCACAGGCGGTCAGTGGGCCCTGTCTGACCCAGGACCTCCTCGCCGGGTGCCACCCCCGAGGCTAGCCTTGTGCCCATCATAAGCCACCAGTCAGGAGTCACTCCCTTGGCAACTCTCCTTGGCTGATAGGAAGCAGTTTGCTTATACAAGTTTGCTGTACAAATGAATGGTCAGGGCACTCTGACCTGACTGGACGGGACCTCAGGAAGGAAACCCTGGCGTAGCCCCGCCCCAGGGGGAGCCGGTTCTTAGCTCTAGCTGTAACCCCACACTTACTTTACTCTAAAGTCATCAGCAGCAAGCCGGGCATTGTCGATCTGCAGGACGATGCGGGCGTTGTCCACGGAAGTGTCAAAGATCTGGGCAGATTAAAGCGGAGAGCTGCTTTGAGAGTGCCGGCTCAGAGGACCGCGTGGGTGTGAGAACGGGCCTTTTTAAGTCTATTCACTTATCCACTTTAGGCAGCtgcccctcctgcctctcctcttgGCTCCACCCTCTGACCCccaggggagggggaaaggagagccAGGGCCcccatcttcccttccccctGTGCCTCCTCTCCCGGCCTGGACTCTGAGGTCCTGGCACCTTGCCCCTGGGCCGGCTTTCCCGTGCACCTGCTAACTCCCCGTCTGGCCCCCCACCCCCTGGTTGGCCCCTCCTACAGGTAGGCTCCTGTTTACTCCTGGATGACTCAGCCTTAGCACATCCGCTTAACCCTCTAACTGTCCCTGCGGAAAACGAGGTGTCTGTGTCCACCTTATGAccctttttctgtgtgtgaggTTTTCAGTCCTGTCCCCTTCCCGCTACGGCCCTTGGGGAAAGCCGGCTCCCAGGAGTAGCCACCACCCTGGGAATGCCAACAGGTTGTGGGTGGGAACCCAAAGCTTTCCTAACTGCGTCCCACAGAATGGGGAAATGGGATGCGTGTGGAGAGAGACGGCGGTCAGGATTCGGGGGAGGGGCGCCCTGGAAGGTCAGAATTGCTGGGAGCTAGGGCTCCCCCGTTCCCGCCCCTTACCTGAGCCTTCAGGTCTTCGATGGTCTTGAAATAGTGGCCCCAGTCTCTGACGCCCTGGGGCCCCTTCTTCTCCAGATGTTCCCGGATTTTGCTCTCCAGCCTCCTGTTCTCAGTCTCCAGGCTCTTCACCTTGTCCAGGTAGCTGGCCAGGCGGTCGTTCAGGTCCTGCATGGTCTCCTTCTCCGTCTGGATGCTACCCATTCCCACCGGGCCCGCGGAGCCCACGGAGCCCACGGAGCCCGCGGAGCCCCCCCAGACGCTGGTGGAGCGGGACACGGAGATCCGGGAGCCGGAGCCCCCAGCGCCTGCATAGACGCTGGCTGCGCTGCTGGCAGGCCGGACCCGCTGGCTCGGCGTCCGCACGGAGCCCAGCGACCGGTAGTTGGTGGAGAAGGTGGTGGAGCGGGTGGTGAAGCTCATCGTGTCCGGAGAGGTGAGCGGAGCGAGGGACCACAGCTGGAGGTCGTTAGCGAAGGTGGCGGCTCTCAGTCTGTTATATCCCTGCGAGGGAGGAGGGGACCTCCCAGCAGGCTCCGCCCCCCACCACGGGGGCGCGGGCGCCAGGACGCCTGTGACCTACCTGGTCGCAGCTCTTCTTGGCCTCTGCACAACCTCGGCCTGCCTGCCACCCTCACCGACCCAGGAAAGGGGCACAAGGGCTAGAGGGTCGTGTTAGCCCTGGAGACTGCGTTCAGGGCAGGGAATGGCGATTTTAATGCCATTCGCAGATAGAAAAGGTGTCCACCAGGGCAAGATTTTGTGGGGCGTCTTCAGCGTGAGTCTGGAGTTCCAGAAGTCCGTCCTGTGGGGAAGGATCGGAgctgagaaagagggagagaaacactACCCTGAGCCCAGGTCTCTTAGTTTCCCCACTCCGGCGCTGGGTTCACTGCTCAGGCTCTGGAGGGGACACTGGAAA of Meriones unguiculatus strain TT.TT164.6M chromosome 8, Bangor_MerUng_6.1, whole genome shotgun sequence contains these proteins:
- the Krt18 gene encoding keratin, type I cytoskeletal 18, with amino-acid sequence MSFTTRSTTFSTNYRSLGSVRTPSQRVRPASSAASVYAGAGGSGSRISVSRSTSVWGGSAGSVGSVGSAGPVGMGSIQTEKETMQDLNDRLASYLDKVKSLETENRRLESKIREHLEKKGPQGVRDWGHYFKTIEDLKAQIFDTSVDNARIVLQIDNARLAADDFRVKYETELAMRQSVENDIHGLRKVVDDTNITRLQLETEIEALKEELLFMKKNHEEEVRGLEAQIASSGLTVEVDAPKSQDLNKIMADIRAQYEELAQKNREELDKYWSQQIESSTTIVTTKSAESKNAENTLTELRRTLQTLEMDLESMNNQKVGLENHLADVEARYSAQMEQLNGLLLHLESELAQTRAEGQRQTQEYEALLNVKVKLEAEIATYRRLLEDGEDFSLSDALDSSNSMQTVQRTTTRKVVDGKVVSETNDTRVLRH